In Crinalium epipsammum PCC 9333, the following are encoded in one genomic region:
- a CDS encoding MHYT domain-containing protein, giving the protein MISGTYEPLLVGFSFIIAVIASYTALDLAGRVTPVSSLRSRILWIVGGAVAMGTGIWSMHFIAMLAFKLPVLVNYNVTITLLSCFDAIVASGLALLLFSRPKLNFMVLFGGGSVMGLGIASMHYLGMAGMQVPGTTTNYNLWRVALSVIIAIVASSTALWLAFRFRNPGKSGFNWLKLCSAVLMGLAINGMHYTGMWATCFMQTPQFILTTTKQTDNSWLAIQIGIATVFILIGTLITSLLDRRHSTHLVRQEALEESEKQFRLLIREMPIGVFLLESDGTIILSNKVASEMLLLTDIDLEETNFFAFPWQLVDESGILIAKEKDPIREAIAQKLPIRNRTIGIFRHSVQDIMWLLLNVDPHLSENNNLERIVCTFTNITEGKKAQEALRESEARFALAVEGADVGIWDWELLTGQVYLSPRWKSMLGYKDEELANTLDTWKNSIHSDDYDQVMLVLNNYLENKNSVYEVEFRTRQKDGSYRWISARGAALRSQLGVPYRMSGSHTDITERKQLEQELTKSRQFLDSIIENLPLAVYVKNINDDFRFVIWNKASEEIFGIKKEESLGRNIHELLPTAQTDSLHSYSLQVEAKQAAVEVTEEIIDSRSRGKISLRTLKVPVIEQGKISHILCISEDITVRKHTQIALQESAEREIALAKAIQRMRQTLDLKSIFAATTSELRQVINCDRVAVYRFNPDWSGEFVAESVASGWVSLCREKADHPQLPKNTLLNDRCTGKYFNIASLDTAHATCSVVEDTYLQLIQGDVYEQNATYRVVEDIYKSGFKDCYINLLEQFQARAYIIVPIFTRNKLWGLLATYQNSAPRQWKKAEINIVEQIGNQLGVALQQAELLEQTQKQSVALQQALLSADSANRAKSEFLANMSHELRTPLNAILGFTQVMNRDNSLSQENQEHIDIINRAGEHLLALINDILEMSKIEAGRTTLNQQSFDLIELLNGLHKMMQLRAESKGLQLLFKYASDLPRYVQTDEGKLRQVLLNLLGNAIKFTQAGSVTLRVKMLHTASIDGSQCLIGFEVEDTGFGIVAEEINLLFEPFRQTETGRKSQQGTGLGLAISQKYVQLMGGDIRVTSQLGSGSLFSFDIQINEADASKIEISQTKRKVLSLAPNQPEYRILVVDDVKDSRLLLAKLLTALGFSVRQAENGQEAVNCWESWQPQLIFMDMRMPIMDGFTATQKIKATPQGQATKILALTASAFEENRQLILACGCDDFVSKPFREATLFDKISEHLKVHYIYAQEKEDTQSLSGQHQDVSPTDIRLLLLKMSTEWQIQLNHAAAQGSDDRILELIEQITPEYQPLAEALKDLAYNFQFKKIMQLTE; this is encoded by the coding sequence ATGATTTCTGGCACTTACGAACCCCTTCTGGTAGGCTTCTCATTCATCATTGCTGTCATCGCTTCTTATACTGCACTAGACTTGGCAGGGCGAGTCACTCCTGTATCGTCATTACGATCGCGCATCCTCTGGATCGTGGGCGGTGCTGTAGCAATGGGAACAGGTATTTGGTCGATGCACTTCATCGCCATGCTAGCTTTCAAGCTCCCTGTGCTGGTGAACTATAACGTAACTATCACTTTGCTTTCGTGTTTTGATGCTATTGTCGCTTCTGGACTAGCACTGTTGTTATTCAGCCGCCCAAAACTTAATTTTATGGTGTTGTTTGGCGGTGGTTCTGTGATGGGATTAGGCATCGCCTCCATGCACTATTTAGGTATGGCAGGAATGCAAGTGCCAGGAACAACGACGAACTATAATTTATGGCGCGTAGCTTTGTCAGTGATAATTGCGATTGTCGCTTCCTCTACCGCCTTGTGGTTGGCGTTTCGCTTCCGCAATCCCGGCAAATCCGGTTTTAACTGGTTAAAACTCTGTAGTGCAGTGCTAATGGGATTGGCAATCAACGGGATGCACTACACCGGAATGTGGGCAACTTGCTTCATGCAAACACCACAATTTATCCTTACAACTACCAAACAAACAGACAATTCTTGGTTAGCAATTCAAATCGGTATTGCGACTGTTTTTATTCTTATCGGTACTTTAATTACCTCATTATTAGATCGTCGTCATTCCACTCACTTAGTACGACAAGAAGCATTAGAAGAAAGCGAAAAGCAATTTCGGTTGTTAATTAGAGAAATGCCTATTGGTGTATTTCTTTTAGAATCTGACGGCACAATTATTTTAAGTAACAAAGTTGCTAGCGAAATGTTGTTACTTACAGATATAGATTTAGAAGAAACGAATTTTTTTGCATTTCCTTGGCAGTTAGTAGACGAAAGTGGCATACTAATTGCCAAAGAGAAAGATCCTATTAGAGAAGCGATCGCTCAAAAACTACCAATACGCAACCGCACTATTGGAATTTTTCGTCATTCCGTACAAGACATAATGTGGCTGCTGTTAAATGTTGATCCGCACCTATCTGAAAATAACAATTTAGAGCGCATTGTTTGCACTTTCACTAATATCACAGAAGGCAAAAAAGCGCAAGAAGCATTACGGGAAAGTGAAGCGCGATTTGCTTTAGCTGTTGAGGGTGCAGATGTTGGCATTTGGGACTGGGAACTTCTGACAGGACAGGTTTATCTTTCCCCCCGTTGGAAAAGTATGTTGGGGTATAAAGATGAAGAACTGGCTAATACTCTAGATACTTGGAAAAACTCCATACATTCAGATGACTACGATCAAGTAATGTTAGTTTTAAATAACTACCTAGAAAATAAAAATTCTGTTTATGAAGTCGAGTTTCGTACCCGGCAAAAAGATGGCTCTTATAGATGGATATCAGCGCGGGGAGCCGCACTCCGCAGCCAACTTGGCGTACCTTATCGCATGAGTGGTTCTCATACAGATATTACCGAACGCAAACAATTAGAACAAGAATTAACTAAATCTAGACAGTTTTTAGATAGTATTATTGAAAATCTTCCTTTAGCCGTATATGTCAAAAATATCAACGATGATTTCCGTTTCGTAATTTGGAATAAAGCCTCTGAGGAAATATTTGGTATAAAAAAAGAAGAAAGCCTCGGTCGCAACATCCACGAGTTATTACCCACAGCACAAACAGACTCTTTACACTCCTATTCTTTACAGGTAGAAGCGAAACAAGCAGCCGTAGAAGTTACGGAAGAAATAATCGACAGCCGTTCGCGGGGGAAAATTTCTCTAAGGACTTTAAAAGTTCCCGTTATTGAGCAAGGTAAAATTTCTCACATATTGTGTATTTCTGAAGATATAACTGTCCGCAAGCATACACAAATAGCCTTACAAGAAAGTGCAGAACGAGAAATAGCTTTAGCTAAAGCTATTCAAAGAATGCGGCAGACGTTAGATCTTAAATCTATCTTTGCTGCCACGACTTCGGAATTGCGTCAAGTAATTAATTGCGATCGCGTTGCTGTCTATCGCTTTAATCCTGACTGGAGTGGAGAATTTGTCGCTGAGTCTGTAGCCAGTGGATGGGTTTCTTTATGTCGGGAAAAAGCTGATCATCCACAATTACCAAAAAATACGCTATTGAATGATCGCTGTACTGGTAAATACTTTAATATTGCGTCATTAGATACTGCCCATGCCACTTGTTCCGTAGTAGAAGATACTTATCTCCAACTAATTCAAGGCGACGTTTATGAGCAAAATGCCACTTACCGAGTTGTAGAGGATATATATAAAAGTGGGTTTAAAGATTGTTACATCAACCTTCTAGAACAATTTCAAGCCAGAGCCTATATTATTGTCCCGATTTTTACTCGCAATAAACTTTGGGGATTGCTAGCAACTTATCAAAATTCTGCTCCCCGCCAATGGAAAAAGGCAGAAATCAATATTGTTGAGCAAATTGGCAATCAGTTGGGAGTTGCTTTGCAGCAAGCAGAATTACTTGAGCAAACTCAAAAACAATCAGTCGCCCTCCAACAAGCATTATTATCTGCCGACTCAGCTAACAGAGCTAAATCAGAATTTTTGGCAAACATGAGCCACGAACTGAGAACGCCTCTTAATGCCATCCTTGGTTTTACCCAAGTTATGAATCGAGACAATTCCCTATCTCAAGAAAATCAGGAACACATCGACATTATCAATCGGGCTGGCGAACACTTATTAGCACTAATTAATGACATTTTAGAAATGTCTAAAATTGAAGCAGGCAGAACCACACTCAATCAACAGAGCTTTGATTTAATAGAGTTACTGAACGGCTTACACAAAATGATGCAATTAAGAGCAGAATCTAAAGGATTACAATTGCTCTTTAAATATGCTTCAGATTTACCTCGTTACGTGCAAACTGATGAGGGGAAATTGCGCCAAGTTTTACTCAATTTGCTAGGAAATGCCATCAAGTTTACTCAAGCAGGTAGCGTAACATTGCGTGTAAAAATGTTACATACCGCCTCTATAGATGGCAGTCAGTGTTTAATTGGCTTTGAAGTTGAAGATACTGGTTTCGGGATTGTTGCAGAAGAAATCAACTTACTTTTTGAACCTTTCAGACAAACCGAAACCGGGCGTAAATCTCAACAAGGTACAGGTTTAGGTTTAGCCATTAGCCAGAAATATGTGCAATTAATGGGAGGAGATATTCGAGTTACCAGCCAGTTAGGTTCAGGTAGTTTGTTTAGTTTTGATATTCAAATTAATGAAGCTGACGCTAGCAAAATTGAAATCTCACAAACAAAACGTAAAGTACTCTCCTTAGCACCCAATCAACCCGAATATCGCATTTTAGTTGTTGACGATGTGAAAGATAGCCGCCTATTGTTAGCTAAATTATTAACAGCCCTCGGTTTTAGTGTTCGTCAAGCTGAAAACGGACAAGAAGCAGTTAATTGCTGGGAAAGCTGGCAACCACAGCTAATTTTTATGGATATGCGAATGCCGATAATGGATGGGTTTACTGCCACTCAAAAAATTAAAGCTACACCTCAAGGTCAAGCAACTAAAATATTAGCTTTAACTGCTAGTGCTTTTGAAGAAAATCGCCAACTTATCTTAGCCTGCGGTTGCGATGATTTTGTCTCTAAACCATTCCGCGAAGCAACTCTATTTGATAAAATCAGTGAACATTTAAAAGTCCATTATATTTATGCTCAAGAAAAAGAGGATACACAGTCTCTCTCAGGGCAACACCAAGACGTATCACCAACAGATATTCGTTTGCTTTTATTAAAAATGTCTACTGAATGGCAGATACAATTAAATCATGCCGCAGCACAAGGTAGTGATGACAGAATTTTAGAGTTAATTGAGCAAATTACCCCTGAATATCAACCTTTAGCTGAAGCTCTAAAAGACCTTGCATATAATTTTCAATTTAAAAAAATCATGCAATTGACAGAATAA
- a CDS encoding iron uptake porin, whose amino-acid sequence MIVSKMWNFLLDSPASLGIFLLVSAASVIPVDSFANAAEITSQPTTNNPGTVVEQPNLKASTDILSQNLPNNADAPTLPVTNVSELSDVRPTDWAYEALRNLAERYKCLQRYPDGAYRGSRALSRYEFAAGLNACFQQLESLIARPNTTNGISNNDIQVVQRLTQEFRTELTTLGTRLDSLEGRTTFIEQRQFSTTTKLNGTVIFGLAGVAAGENALGEKIDQVPVLGTRTRLDFDTSFTGKDLLRTRFQIANLPSLSGTTTFTPEGDLRFTAGTFGTESDTTAAVDALLYSFPVGEKTTVIIEANAGAADDFTDTVNPGFDGDGDSGALSNFGTRNPIYALTGGAGLAVRHVFNENLELSLGYLATDPANSTSGGGLFNGPYGAIGQLTIKPRENLTVGLTYLNAYNNDLTAGSNRANLRSALSDNPDGLRLDQSFLDLIPDGNLATSSNAYGVQASLKLSPKFILGGWAGYTTTRTLPSAEQSASLGGDLGIWNYAVTLGFPDLGKEGSFAGIIVGMEPKLTRVSGAISTLGLSKDPDTSLHIEGFYQYQLTDNIAVTPGIIWLTAPDHNNANQDIVIGTVRTTFSF is encoded by the coding sequence ATGATTGTGTCTAAAATGTGGAATTTCCTGCTGGATAGCCCAGCTAGTTTGGGAATATTTCTGCTTGTTTCAGCAGCTAGTGTGATTCCTGTGGATAGCTTTGCTAATGCGGCTGAAATTACTTCTCAACCGACAACTAACAACCCAGGAACAGTTGTAGAGCAACCTAATCTTAAGGCTTCTACAGATATCTTGTCGCAAAATCTTCCTAACAATGCTGATGCTCCTACACTTCCCGTAACAAATGTTTCCGAGTTAAGCGATGTCCGACCGACAGACTGGGCTTATGAAGCTCTCAGGAACCTTGCAGAAAGATACAAATGTTTGCAGAGATACCCTGATGGTGCTTATCGTGGTAGCCGCGCACTGTCGCGCTATGAATTTGCTGCTGGTTTGAATGCTTGTTTTCAACAGCTAGAAAGCTTGATTGCTCGCCCTAATACAACAAATGGGATAAGCAACAATGACATTCAGGTAGTACAACGGCTAACTCAAGAGTTTAGAACTGAACTGACAACTTTAGGGACGCGCTTAGATAGCTTAGAAGGTCGTACTACATTTATAGAACAGCGTCAGTTTTCAACTACAACTAAGCTAAATGGAACAGTAATCTTTGGGCTTGCAGGTGTAGCAGCAGGAGAAAATGCTCTAGGGGAAAAAATAGACCAAGTACCTGTATTAGGAACTCGGACTCGTTTAGACTTTGATACTAGCTTTACGGGTAAAGACTTACTTAGAACAAGATTTCAGATAGCTAACCTACCCTCATTATCTGGAACAACTACATTTACACCTGAAGGCGATCTCAGATTTACGGCTGGAACTTTTGGCACCGAAAGTGATACTACTGCTGCCGTTGATGCCCTATTGTATAGTTTCCCTGTCGGTGAGAAAACAACTGTAATCATTGAAGCTAATGCTGGCGCGGCTGATGACTTTACTGATACTGTCAACCCTGGCTTTGATGGTGATGGCGATAGTGGCGCACTTTCTAACTTTGGTACTCGTAATCCAATTTATGCCTTAACTGGCGGTGCTGGTTTAGCGGTGAGGCACGTATTTAACGAGAATTTAGAATTGAGCTTAGGGTATTTAGCAACTGATCCAGCTAACTCGACATCAGGCGGTGGTTTGTTTAATGGACCATACGGGGCTATAGGACAGTTAACTATCAAGCCAAGAGAAAATTTAACTGTTGGCTTAACTTACCTGAATGCTTACAATAACGATCTAACTGCTGGTAGTAATCGTGCTAATTTGCGCTCTGCTTTATCGGATAATCCAGATGGTTTACGCTTAGATCAAAGTTTTTTAGACTTAATTCCAGACGGAAATTTGGCAACCTCTAGTAATGCTTATGGTGTACAGGCATCACTAAAACTTAGCCCTAAATTTATCTTAGGTGGGTGGGCTGGCTACACTACCACGCGCACTCTACCTTCTGCTGAACAAAGCGCGTCACTCGGAGGAGATTTAGGGATTTGGAATTATGCAGTTACTCTAGGCTTTCCTGATTTGGGTAAGGAGGGTAGCTTTGCAGGGATAATTGTAGGGATGGAGCCTAAACTTACTCGTGTTAGTGGCGCGATATCTACATTAGGATTAAGTAAAGATCCAGATACTTCACTGCATATTGAAGGATTTTACCAATATCAACTAACCGATAATATCGCAGTTACACCTGGGATTATCTGGCTGACTGCTCCCGATCACAATAATGCTAATCAGGATATTGTGATTGGCACAGTTAGAACTACGTTTAGTTTCTAG
- a CDS encoding ArsR/SmtB family transcription factor: MSAKLSSDEFVTHSPQKAENLNCHPPHPIDLDECKPLKQQILSVEKSQRMAEFFSLLGDPNRLRIVSVLALKELCVCDLAAMLEMSESAVSHQMRCLKAMRLVGYRKQGRKVFYRLQDDHVFQLYMSVAEHIDEKD; the protein is encoded by the coding sequence ATGTCGGCTAAACTTTCATCTGATGAATTTGTAACCCATTCCCCTCAGAAAGCAGAAAATCTCAATTGTCATCCGCCACATCCGATTGACCTTGATGAGTGCAAACCTCTCAAACAGCAGATTCTTAGCGTAGAAAAATCTCAGCGCATGGCAGAGTTTTTTAGTCTGTTAGGAGATCCTAATCGTCTGCGGATAGTTTCGGTGTTGGCGCTCAAGGAGCTTTGTGTCTGCGACTTAGCTGCGATGCTGGAGATGAGCGAGTCGGCTGTTTCCCACCAAATGCGGTGCTTGAAAGCTATGCGACTCGTGGGCTATAGGAAACAAGGGCGTAAAGTTTTTTATCGCTTGCAAGATGATCATGTCTTCCAGCTTTATATGTCTGTTGCAGAACATATAGACGAGAAGGACTAA
- a CDS encoding metallothionein: MTTVTSMKCACDSCLCVVNIGEAIEKDEKYYCSQPCANGHADGEGCGHSGCGCS, translated from the coding sequence ATGACTACCGTAACCTCAATGAAATGCGCCTGCGATTCCTGCCTGTGCGTTGTTAACATTGGTGAAGCCATTGAAAAGGATGAAAAGTACTACTGTAGCCAACCCTGTGCTAATGGTCATGCCGATGGGGAAGGCTGCGGTCATAGTGGCTGTGGATGCAGCTAA
- a CDS encoding Arm DNA-binding domain-containing protein: MRQPKGSVTVESVQGWLRLRLPRHVFNGEQKRIALSLSDTKENRKVAEARAKEIESDIVFGRFDQTLIKYKPYAPDAIPGLPLLNELWSKYTEFKARSLAHATITKDFKKTANHISALPTQDLNHAKIIKRHLVNSLSPDAARRCLIQIRACCEWAEEQELIPLNPFMKLPKLQSVKSKGINPFTEAEMQTIITAFEINRYYRYYAPFVKFLFLTGCRTSEAIALTWRQISTDLNTITFSPHSALQLVTFEITQS, encoded by the coding sequence ATGAGACAACCTAAAGGCAGTGTTACCGTCGAATCAGTGCAGGGTTGGTTACGGCTGCGGCTACCTCGTCATGTGTTCAATGGAGAGCAGAAACGCATTGCACTATCCCTCTCTGACACCAAAGAAAATCGAAAAGTAGCAGAAGCCCGCGCCAAGGAAATTGAATCAGATATTGTATTTGGAAGATTTGACCAAACGCTCATCAAATATAAACCTTATGCCCCTGACGCTATACCAGGACTTCCTCTGCTCAATGAACTTTGGAGTAAATATACAGAATTTAAAGCCAGAAGTTTGGCACACGCTACCATTACCAAAGACTTCAAGAAAACTGCTAACCACATCTCAGCGTTGCCGACCCAAGACTTAAATCACGCGAAAATTATCAAACGCCACTTAGTTAACTCACTCTCACCAGATGCGGCACGGCGTTGTTTGATCCAAATTCGCGCTTGCTGTGAATGGGCAGAAGAACAAGAGTTAATCCCACTCAACCCATTTATGAAGCTCCCCAAATTACAATCGGTTAAAAGTAAAGGCATTAATCCGTTCACAGAAGCAGAGATGCAGACGATCATCACTGCATTTGAAATCAACCGTTACTACAGATACTATGCTCCGTTTGTGAAGTTTCTATTTTTAACAGGTTGCAGAACATCGGAAGCGATCGCACTCACTTGGCGACAAATTAGCACCGACCTCAATACCATTACTTTTAGCCCACATTCCGCACTTCAACTTGTAACTTTTGAAATTACACAAAGCTAG